The Tolypothrix sp. PCC 7712 region TCCTGGGTTGAAGTTGTCATCAGTATCACCCTGTGCCTACCTGCACAATAATTGAGTTCCTTGATTTGCTGTCTGGAGTATCTTGTACTCACCAAATATCAGGCTGAGTTGCGACTTAAAATATTCTAGAAATTAGCCCAACATAAATACAGCATATACTCAGGAAAAACTCAGAATTATTGGTAATTGGTAATGGGTAATTGGTAATTAGTAATTTTAAAAACACCCAAATTATGATCAGGGCACGGCAATGCCTGTGCCCCTATGTACTTCATTGTATGTTATTGTGTTGGCTTAAATTGCTAGACAGGCTTTCAAGGAATAACCGAATATTCTAGAAACCTGGCGACGACATATCGGACATTTGTTGATATCCGGTTGATCTGGTGTAGCACCGATTGGTTGCCAATAAATTTTACTAGTTCCATTGGCGGTGATTTCGACTTCCATGCGGTAACGAATCTTCTTCTTGCAAACCAAGCAGGGCTTTTCACTGTATTGCAGCATACTTAAATCCTGTCGTAACAAAACTGAAACTTGATAGCCGTGTCAATACTTCTAATTGAAGTCTTTATTTGTCAGCACTTAACAGGAGTAATATGCAGATTTTTAATTATTTTAAAAATTCGATATTCATGTTAATAAATAGTCATTGACAGTGATAAAATCTTAACTTTTTATCTTTGCTTTGGTGGCTAAAGTTTGCAAAATGACCTATTTGCTATCTTGTCTATAAGCATTTTTCAGCAAGCCCTACGAGAAATATCGGAATCCGATTTCATTTCTGAAAAATTTCAGCCACAGATGCGTTACGCGATCGCTAACGCATCCTACGTAATCCTAATTTTAAAAAAGAATACAACAGATTTTAGGGGCAGTGGTGTCAACTTAACGTGAAACCCGCTTGTTTGCAAGGTTTCGCCCTCACCCCCAGCCCACACTGAGAGGGGAGCAAGAGATTTAGTTCCCCTTCTCCTGCGGGAGAAGGGGTTAGGGGATGAGGGCGCGAGGTATTTGTACAACGCCCGCCCTATATCGCTTTTAGCTTAAGTTGACACCAATGGGCACCAATACTTGTCGGTTAAGGGGAAAAGGGGAAGGGGAAAAGGGGCAAGAAATGAAAAACTCCACCCACAAGGGGATGGAGTTTTTGGGCATGGGGAATCGGGCATGGGGCATGGCGAAGAAATTACCAATGCCCAATGCCCCAAGCGGCGGGGCGGCTGTCCCTCTCCACCCACAAGGGGATGGAGTTTCCCGCCGCTTTCAATAAACCTTTAACCCTTACCCTTTCACCTTTTCCCCAAACCAAATTAAGAGTTTAAAATCCTTAACCGAGCAGTATTGCAATGGGCACTGCCTTGCTCTCTAAAATATATTGATGTGTCGCAAACATTATTTGATTGGGAATAAGTTTTAAAAATCAAATATGAGTTCTATAGCAAATGCGATCGCATTTGTGATTTCAGCGATCGCATTTGCTGCTTTGCGCTAAATTACGCAAAACTAAGATATTTATCGGTGTTAAAAGTAACCACACAGGCGGTGCGGTATCAACTATGAATAGAAGAAACACTAGTACAAGTCGATTCTTTCTTTTTACTTTTTACTCCTGCGGAGTTCGCCAGTTGCTTTATGCCGGGGAACCCGTCCACCGCACTGGCTCACTTTTTACTTTTGCCTTTTTGTACTAGTCCCTAGTTCCTTAAAACCAACCTTCTTGTTCTAAGGTTTCGATTAACTGTAAACCACGGGGATCGCCTACACCTAATAGTGAGGCTTTAGCGTCTTCTCTCACACCTAAGTCTTTGTCTTCAGCAAAAGCTTGAATCAAAGCGTCGATAGCTGTGGCGTAAACGATATTAGATGGAAGTTCGCGGCATAATTGCCCAATTGTCCAAGCGCAGTTACTCCGAACTGCGGCTACGGGGTCTTTGACTAAGGCTTCAATTAATGGTGGAATTGCGCCTAAAACTGCCTCATAACCGACTTCTGCCATCTGTGCTAAGGCACTAGCAGCCCACAAGCGCACTGCGGAAATATCAGTTATTAAAGCATCAGTTAGGGGGGCTAAGGAACGGCGATCGCGGCAGTTTCCTAAAGCCCAAACTACACCTTTGCGGACATAGCCGTTCCAATCTCGGTTGAGTTGGTGAATTAACGGCTCTACTGCATCTTTACTGGGATTGCGCCCGATCGCATAGGCTGCACTCACCCGCACTAACGGACAGGTATCAGTTAACAGCCGGATGAGATGGGGAATTGCACGTGCATCTTCAATGTCACAAAAAGCACGTGCCGCTAGCATTCTTTGCTGCGGTTGGTCATTTTCTAAGAGAACTAGCATCACATCGGGATCTGGTTTTACCACTTCTGACTCAGCAGTTAGCGGCTCCATTCGATCCAAGGGACTTTCTAGCTCGTCTTCTATATCAAGTAGGCTTAGGTCGTCTTCGTCATACATAATAGTGCAAGAAGGCAAACCCCAAGAGGGGAATTCAAAATTCAAAATTCAAAATTCAAAAAAATAGGAATTTTCTACCAGTTTATTAGAGCTTAAGCAATTGTCATATTTTTTCTTAAAGTGTGTTAAAGGTCAATAATCCAAAATTTTTGGACTTTTGACTTTTGTATGCGATTAATCGCGTCTTTGTGACTCTTGTCCAGCCTATTTTTCCATACTGAGTGATTTTACCATCCACAGGGATTGAGTTTGATAACCAAGTTGATGATAAAGATTCAATGCTGGTTGGTTAGATTGAAATACTTGTAACCCAAGTTGGCGATCGCCTCTTTGAATCGCCCAATTTTCCACGTACTTCATCAACGCTGTACCAATACCCCGCCGCCGATGTTCTGGCAAAACATAAAGCAGAAAAATATGAGCATGACGACTTCCCGTGACTTGATCGATAGCATTTCCCACCCATAAGCAAGCGACGGGGGATAGGGGGGATGAGGGGGAAAATATTTTCTTTTCTCCCCCTGCTGCCTCTGCTCCCTCTGCTTCTTCTACCCACCACAAGGGGGTTTTACTAGAGAAGTACTGCTCGACTGTTTGGGCGAGATGGGAAAAATCCGCCTGGGGAAAGATATCCTGGTAACTGCGTTGCATAAACTTTACCAGTAGCGCTCGATCTAAGCTGGAACCGGGGCGGATGTTGTACCCTGGTAGCAGTTGGTTAGGCACTGTGAATACTTGACAAAATTACCCCTACCTCTTCAATTGGTGCAGGTGCAGCCATATCGGAAGGTAAAAATATTCTGGCGCTGACTGCTACAAGGGCGAAGATAAATACTAGCACTACAAGCAAAGGGGCGATGTATTGACGAAAAATAGCCATATCTGTATGTGAGGGAGCAAGGTACTATCTACGAACTTAGTTGTAGATTTGTAAAGTTTTCTTGGTTTATTTTAGCGATGTTCAGGAGATAACTCACAAAAAGTTATTAGGTAGAAGTTACCGGCGATCGCGATCCAAATCTTCAATTACTTTCTCAACATACCAATTCTCCGTCATTCCCGGATAATTCTCTCTGGCTTGTTCAATTAAGCGTTCAGCAGTGTCTATATCACCATCTAGCCGCGCCACGAGATCATTTCTCAAATCGTTATGAGCAAGGAATTCTTGGGCTGTTTGTTGTGTGATTTCACTATTGAAGCTATTAAATGACTGTACTTGCTGGCGGCGCAATTGCCAAAATAGAACATAGTACAGTGTGCCAAAAATTAAAATTAGGCTGAGTGTTCCCAGAAAGGTGAGCAGGTTAAAGGGCAAAAATTGCAAAACCAACTGTGAGAGAACGTAGCCTAATAGTAGGCCAGTAACCAAAAGGATAAACGTGCCGACAATAATTACTACTTGGTTCCCCATACATCCTCTTCTTCTTCCTCAAGTCCTGGTCTTGTAATTGCCACTGGTTGAGGGTTCCAGGGGGCAAAAATTGGTAATAGCAATAATCCTGGCACAGCAGCAACGATAGTAATGATGAAAAATAGCGGCCAACCCGTGTTTTGTGCGATCGCCCCACCGGGAGATGCGAGAATATCGCGGCTGACAGCCATCAAGCTAGAAAGTAAGGCATACTGAGTTGCCGAAAACTTCTGGTTACACAAACTCATTAAAAATGCCACGAAAGCTGCTGTTCCTAAACCACCACAGAACTGTTCGATGTTGATGGCTAAGACCATAGCTTGATAGTTTTTCCCAGTGTAAGCAAGAGACAAGTAAGCAAAATTACTCACAGCTTGTAAAACGCCAAATACCCAAAGCGAACGGTTGATGCCAATTCTACTCAAAATTGCACCGCCTGCCAGTGCCCCCACAATGGTAGCGATTAATCCCATCCCTACCTGAATTGCCCCAATATCGGTTTTGGTAAAACCAACTTGCAGCAAAAACGGGGTAGTCATATTGCTCAGTAAAGCATCACCCAGCTTGTAAAGGGTAATGAACAATAAAACCAAAAAGCCTTGAATTACTCCTCGGCGTTGAAAAAATTCACCGAAGGGTAAAATGACAGCATCTGTTAATGAGGCGGGAGGGCTAATTGCTTCTGGTTCTGGTGCAAATAAAGTCGCAAAAATCCCCAATACCATCGTACCTGCCATCAACAAATAAACCGATGACCAAGGGATTCTATCAGCCAGGATTAATGCTAAAGCACCAGCCACTAACAAAGCGATGCGATATCCCAAAATGAAAACCGCCGCCCCAGCCCCCATTTCCAGCTTTTCTAAAACATCGGTACGGTAAGCATCAGCAGCAATATCTTGTGTTGCGCTCAAAAAAGCAATAACTATAGCGTTAATGGCTAGCAGCTGTAATGCTTGTTTAGGTTGCTGGAATGCCATAATTGCGATCGCTACTGTTAAAGCCAGCTGCGTCACCACTAACCAACCCCGCCGTCGTCCCAAAAATGGCATGGTAAAGCGATCGAGAAACGGCGACCACAAAAATTTTAACGAGTAAGGCAAACTAGCGAGGCTAAACCACCCAATAGCAGCCAAATCCACCTGTTCCACAGTCATCCAAGCTTTCAAGGTATTACCGATTAATAGCAACGGTAACCCTGATGAAAACCCCAGAAACAATAAAGCCGCCATCTTGCGGCTACCAAAAACATCCAATAGCGATCGCAGTGGATTCATAATTTCGTTTTGGTCTCTCCTCACCTGTTGCGAATTGCAGTTATCTTGCCATTACTAGAGGATTTCACGCAAATCGGGAAAGTGTTGGGTGTTGACTGTTGACTGTTGACTGTTGACTGTTGACTGTTGACTGTTGATTGTTGACTGTTGATTGTTGATTGTTGACTGTTGACTGTTGATTGTTGACTGGAGATGAGAGGAAATAACAAACACCCAATTACCCATTACCCATTACCCATTACCCATTACCAATGCCCAATGCCCCAATTACACTTGATAAACTTCATGCCCCCTAATTTCTACACCATGTGCAGCGAGACATTTTTCCCAGCCTTCACGGGTGCCAATTTCGCTTTTTTGCTGGAGTAGCCCTAGTTGCTGTTCTTGTTGGGTGAGTTTCGCAAATTCTTCGTAGAGTGGATAGTTTGGCGTGACAAAAGTTTCTTTACGGTGCAAAATTGGCGGATTGGTTCGGGTCTCGTAGTCGCGGTGAGTGATTCTGAGGGT contains the following coding sequences:
- a CDS encoding HEAT repeat domain-containing protein is translated as MYDEDDLSLLDIEDELESPLDRMEPLTAESEVVKPDPDVMLVLLENDQPQQRMLAARAFCDIEDARAIPHLIRLLTDTCPLVRVSAAYAIGRNPSKDAVEPLIHQLNRDWNGYVRKGVVWALGNCRDRRSLAPLTDALITDISAVRLWAASALAQMAEVGYEAVLGAIPPLIEALVKDPVAAVRSNCAWTIGQLCRELPSNIVYATAIDALIQAFAEDKDLGVREDAKASLLGVGDPRGLQLIETLEQEGWF
- a CDS encoding GNAT family N-acetyltransferase, with the protein product MPNQLLPGYNIRPGSSLDRALLVKFMQRSYQDIFPQADFSHLAQTVEQYFSSKTPLWWVEEAEGAEAAGGEKKIFSPSSPLSPVACLWVGNAIDQVTGSRHAHIFLLYVLPEHRRRGIGTALMKYVENWAIQRGDRQLGLQVFQSNQPALNLYHQLGYQTQSLWMVKSLSMEK
- a CDS encoding AmpG family muropeptide MFS transporter, whose product is MNPLRSLLDVFGSRKMAALLFLGFSSGLPLLLIGNTLKAWMTVEQVDLAAIGWFSLASLPYSLKFLWSPFLDRFTMPFLGRRRGWLVVTQLALTVAIAIMAFQQPKQALQLLAINAIVIAFLSATQDIAADAYRTDVLEKLEMGAGAAVFILGYRIALLVAGALALILADRIPWSSVYLLMAGTMVLGIFATLFAPEPEAISPPASLTDAVILPFGEFFQRRGVIQGFLVLLFITLYKLGDALLSNMTTPFLLQVGFTKTDIGAIQVGMGLIATIVGALAGGAILSRIGINRSLWVFGVLQAVSNFAYLSLAYTGKNYQAMVLAINIEQFCGGLGTAAFVAFLMSLCNQKFSATQYALLSSLMAVSRDILASPGGAIAQNTGWPLFFIITIVAAVPGLLLLPIFAPWNPQPVAITRPGLEEEEEDVWGTK